A DNA window from Paenibacillus andongensis contains the following coding sequences:
- a CDS encoding transcriptional regulator, with the protein MKFEQAFEQFLQQQVEAESNGRRREHLEKGLGHAEMEFLRTIWYPVVGNFNHLYPEWEVRDFSNGYRYLDLAYMPGDAKGVIEVQGFGTHARDIEAWRFKDLCLRHSHLALDGWVVIPIAYSSITDTPKQCQQLVLSLVGKFVSTGVPKDLSWLESEALRFARRLLRPLTPADLADHLKVTTRHARTLLRHLVDKQMLVVTSGQERIRTYKLLI; encoded by the coding sequence TTGAAATTTGAACAAGCATTTGAGCAGTTTTTGCAGCAGCAGGTGGAAGCAGAATCGAACGGGAGAAGACGGGAACATCTGGAAAAAGGGCTAGGCCACGCGGAGATGGAATTTTTGCGCACGATTTGGTACCCCGTCGTCGGGAACTTTAATCATCTTTACCCCGAATGGGAGGTGCGCGACTTCTCCAATGGATATCGATATTTAGATCTTGCCTACATGCCCGGTGATGCTAAAGGTGTCATTGAAGTGCAAGGCTTTGGCACTCATGCTCGCGATATCGAAGCGTGGAGATTCAAGGACCTATGCCTAAGGCACAGTCACCTAGCATTAGACGGATGGGTAGTTATACCAATCGCCTATTCATCGATAACCGATACACCGAAACAATGCCAGCAGCTAGTGCTTTCCTTAGTCGGAAAATTCGTATCGACAGGCGTACCGAAGGATTTGTCGTGGCTGGAAAGCGAAGCTTTGCGGTTTGCTCGGAGGCTGCTTCGCCCCCTTACCCCAGCTGATTTGGCGGATCACCTTAAAGTCACCACGAGACATGCGAGAACGCTCCTTCGTCATCTAGTAGACAAGCAGATGCTGGTTGTCACAAGTGGTCAGGAGCGAATTCGAACATATAAACTGCTAATCTAG
- a CDS encoding oxalate decarboxylase family bicupin has product METPRRNQGTFGNVPQPIRNDGAGGMDAGPRDVMRDMENPDMLVPPVTDSGLLPNMKFSFSDTSMTLNHGGWSREITVRELPIATTLAGVNMSLTPGGVRELHWHQQAEWSYMILGRARITSIDSEGRNFIADVGPGDLWYFPPGLPHSIQGLEHCEFLLVFDDGNFSDLNTLSISDWFAHTPKDVLSANFGVPTSAFNHIPSGQVYIYQDKIPGPLENEKVQSPYGTIPLSFKHQLLAQTPIKTSGGSVRIVDSSNFPISKNIAAALVEIEPGAMRELHWHPNNDEWQYYLTGQGRMTVFAGNGTARTFDYRAGDVGYVPFATGHYIQNTGNQTLWFLEMFKSDRFVDVSLNQWMALTPRNLVRNNLHVGPELLDALRKEEWPVVKYPGFSYYPK; this is encoded by the coding sequence ATGGAAACTCCGAGACGGAATCAAGGTACGTTCGGAAATGTGCCTCAGCCCATTCGAAATGACGGCGCAGGAGGGATGGATGCCGGCCCCCGGGATGTGATGAGGGATATGGAAAACCCTGACATGCTGGTTCCGCCTGTAACGGATTCAGGCTTACTTCCTAACATGAAGTTTTCATTCTCTGACACTTCGATGACGTTAAATCACGGGGGATGGTCACGGGAAATCACCGTCAGGGAACTACCCATTGCGACCACGCTTGCAGGTGTAAATATGAGCTTGACCCCCGGTGGCGTCCGGGAATTGCATTGGCATCAACAAGCTGAATGGTCCTATATGATTTTGGGACGGGCGCGAATTACTTCCATCGATTCAGAAGGGCGAAATTTCATAGCCGACGTAGGCCCCGGCGACCTGTGGTACTTTCCTCCAGGACTGCCACACTCCATTCAAGGGTTGGAGCACTGCGAATTCTTGCTCGTTTTTGATGACGGGAACTTTTCAGACCTTAACACCTTATCGATCTCCGATTGGTTTGCACACACACCCAAAGATGTACTATCGGCCAATTTCGGAGTCCCTACGAGTGCCTTTAATCATATTCCTTCCGGGCAGGTTTATATCTATCAAGACAAGATTCCTGGTCCGCTGGAAAATGAGAAGGTACAGTCCCCTTACGGAACTATCCCCCTGAGCTTCAAGCATCAGCTACTAGCGCAAACACCAATCAAAACATCTGGCGGCAGTGTACGAATCGTAGACTCTTCTAATTTTCCTATATCTAAAAATATCGCAGCGGCGCTAGTTGAGATTGAACCGGGTGCAATGAGAGAACTGCATTGGCATCCGAATAACGACGAGTGGCAGTATTACCTTACCGGACAGGGACGCATGACGGTATTTGCTGGTAATGGTACAGCCCGTACATTTGATTATAGAGCAGGTGATGTCGGCTATGTACCATTTGCTACTGGGCACTATATTCAAAATACCGGTAATCAAACGTTATGGTTTTTGGAAATGTTCAAGAGCGACCGATTTGTTGACGTGTCGTTGAATCAATGGATGGCTCTTACTCCTCGTAATCTGGTTAGAAACAATTTGCATGTTGGACCCGAACTATTGGATGCGCTGCGCAAAGAGGAATGGCCCGTCGTCAAATATCCGGGGTTTTCTTATTATCCTAAGTAA